A genome region from Nicotiana tabacum cultivar K326 chromosome 13, ASM71507v2, whole genome shotgun sequence includes the following:
- the LOC107795136 gene encoding protein yippee-like, with amino-acid sequence MGRLFVLTLEGKIYSCKHCGTHLALSESIVSKSFHCRHGKAYLFSKVVNVTSGEIENRMMMTGMHTVADIFCVCCGSIVGWKYETAHEKSQKYKEGKSVLERFKISGPDGSHYWASHETHVAGSDADDV; translated from the exons ATGGGGAGACTATTTGTGTTGACACTTGAAGGCAAGATCTATAGCTGCAAGCACTGTGGAACCCATCTTGCTCTTTCTGAAAGCATCGTTTCTAAG TCTTTCCACTGCCGACATGGGAAGGCTTATCTCTTCAGTAAGGT AGTGAATGTTACTTCTGGCGAGATAGAGAATAGAATGATGATGACTGGTATGCACACTGTGGCCGACATTTTCTGTGTCTGTTGTGGGTCAATTGTTGGATGGAAATAT GAGACCGCCCATGAGAAGAGCCAAAAGTACAAAGAAGGAAAATCCGTCCTTGAGCG GTTTAAGATTTCTGGCCCTGATGGAAGCCATTACTGGGCCAGTCATGAAACTCATGTTGCAGGAAGTGATGCTGATGATGTTTGA